CGCTCGCCAACAAAATGATCCGCGTCCCGGAGTGCGGACGCAGAAGAAATGAGACCAATAGTCAGACGATTAGGTCGTCTGGTAGAGACTATGGAACCGAATTATCCATATTATATTGGCGATCGCTATTCAGTTTGTCCGTTTCAAAACAGAATCAGTTTATCACGAAAAGACAGTCCGCGCAATCGCGTGAAACCCTTTTCATGACGAGAAGATGAAAACGGCCCTCCATCCGTGAAGGTCCGTTCATCGATGGGTCGTTCAGTTTCCCCCGGCAGCTGCGAGAAGCGTCCGCGCCCAGTCGAAGGCGCCGTCGGTCTCGCCCTTGCGGAGGACGGTGCCCTGGTCGCCGATGACGAAGAACGCCTGCGCCGGCGCGATGAGGACCGCGCCGCGCTTTTGAAGCGCCTTCTCGATCCTGTCGGCCGCGAATCCGAAGGTGTTCACGACGCCGCGGAAGAACCCGGACCTGATCTCGGCCGGGTCGAGGCGCGTGTCGAACGCCGCCGAACGCCTGCCGGAAAGCGGGAGGGCGGGATTCTTCAGGGTCTTCATCGTCGTCGGGGTAGCCTGGAAGGCGCGCGTCGGCGAACCGACGAGCACGAGGTCGGCGGCGGCGACGTCGTCGGCCGCGACGTCGCCCGCATGGACGAGGCGGCATTCCGCCTTCGCCGCCGCGAAGCCGTCGGCGATCGCCTCGGCGATCTTCTGGGTGTTCCCGAAGACGGTATCGTAGATGATCAGGATCTTCATCGTCGGTTGCCTCCCGTCACTTGAGCATCGCCCGGGTGACGACGCCCTTGCGTTTCGTATAGGGATGGTAGCGGACGTCGAGGTCGACCCAGTTGTGGCGCTTCAGGATCGGCTTGGCGTGGGTGAACGTCTCGTACGAATGGATCCCGTGGTAGGCGCCCATGCCGGAGGCGCCGACGCCGCCGAAGCCGAGTTCGCCGCTGGCGACGTGCATCAGCGTGTCGTTGACGGTTGCGCCGCCGAAACTGAGTTCCTCGAGGTAGCGCCGTTCGCGGCTCCGGTCCTTGGTGAAGAGGTAGAACGCGAGCGGCCGGTCGCGCTTCCGGATGAAGGCGATCGCCTGCTCGTCGGTCTCGTAGTCGATCAACGGCAGGATCGGGCCGAAGATCTCCTCCTGCATCACGGGATCGGCCCCGGTCACGCCGTCGAGCACCGTCGGCGCGATCCTGGTCTCGCTCCAGGAGCCGCCGATCACCTGGTCCATCCCCTGCATCAGGCCGCGGAGGCGCTGGTGGTGCTTCGCGTTCACGATCTTCGGATACTCGGAGTTCGTGAGCGGATCGTCACCGAAGAACTCCTGGAGGGCGGCGCGGTAGTAGGCGAGGAAGGCCGGCTTCTCCTTCTCCCGGATCAGGAGGTAGTCGGGGGCGACGCAGGTCTGGCCGGCGTTCACCGTCTTCCCGAAGGCGATCCGGCGGGCGGCGAGCTTCAGGTCCGCGTCCGGCGCGAGCACGCATGGACTCTTCCCGCCGAGTTCGAGCGAGACCGGAGTGAGATGCGC
This is a stretch of genomic DNA from Candidatus Izemoplasmatales bacterium. It encodes these proteins:
- a CDS encoding flavodoxin domain-containing protein — translated: MKILIIYDTVFGNTQKIAEAIADGFAAAKAECRLVHAGDVAADDVAAADLVLVGSPTRAFQATPTTMKTLKNPALPLSGRRSAAFDTRLDPAEIRSGFFRGVVNTFGFAADRIEKALQKRGAVLIAPAQAFFVIGDQGTVLRKGETDGAFDWARTLLAAAGGN
- a CDS encoding aldehyde dehydrogenase, with the translated sequence MEIRDIVAAQRAHFETGATRPLSFRIDALRRLYAAIRKHEPAIEAALAADLGKHPHEAYLTEIGIVLAEITHTLRHLRRWSRPKRVPTPLPLFSASSRIVREPFGVVLVMSPWNYPFQLAVDPLVGAVAGGNCAVVKPGSYAPETAKAIAAVIAEAFSPEHVTTVLGGREENSRLLEEKFDYIFFTGSQAVGKTVMTAAAAHLTPVSLELGGKSPCVLAPDADLKLAARRIAFGKTVNAGQTCVAPDYLLIREKEKPAFLAYYRAALQEFFGDDPLTNSEYPKIVNAKHHQRLRGLMQGMDQVIGGSWSETRIAPTVLDGVTGADPVMQEEIFGPILPLIDYETDEQAIAFIRKRDRPLAFYLFTKDRSRERRYLEELSFGGATVNDTLMHVASGELGFGGVGASGMGAYHGIHSYETFTHAKPILKRHNWVDLDVRYHPYTKRKGVVTRAMLK